Proteins encoded in a region of the Quercus lobata isolate SW786 chromosome 8, ValleyOak3.0 Primary Assembly, whole genome shotgun sequence genome:
- the LOC115955417 gene encoding pentatricopeptide repeat-containing protein At2g03880, mitochondrial encodes MTWFLSLGPLGPWHSFLTDCYSALSFYSEDISTLNTKVSRHLIHPHLFSFFALILIGHCYIIASYYFALQVSDTNYDTIISIKNIAITSWVMFKLQLRLLGPSCKALHQFNHTGLAHFIYNYSVVNSSNSNTFDLNRLINEFSKSGRIDEARKMFDKMSERDEFSWSTIIAAYANLGRLDEARELFDEAPKKSSFTWSPLISGYCRHGCEIEAFELFCQMRLEGQNPSQYTLGSVLRGCSILGLRQRGENLHGYAIKAGFDSNVFVATGLVDMYAKCKCILEAECLFETLTDRKNNVSSTAMITGYSQSGDGYKAIECFRDMRAEGVESNQFTFPSILTACATVSASDFGAQVHGCIVRSGFGANVFVQSALVCMYAKCGDLRSARKGLETMETDDVISYNSMIVGCVRHGFEEEVLSLFKKMHSRDMKIDAFTFPSVLNSFASMMDTKNSKSVHCLIIKTGFEAYNLVSNALVDMYAKQGSLACACEVFNQTVDKDVISWTSLVTGYAHNGSHEEAIKLFHDMITTGTCPDEYMIASILSACAGLTVLEFGKQVHANFIKSGLESLSIDNSLVTMYAKCGCIEDASRVFSSMRVRNVITWTALIVGYAQNGKGKDSLQFYDQMIATGTKPDFITFIGLLFACSHAGLVENGLRYFESMDKVYGIKPGPEHYACMIDLWGRSGHLNEAKELLNRMDVKPDATVWKALLGACRVHGDLELGESAANKLFELEPSNAVPYILLANMYSAAGRSEDFARIRQMMKSMGIRKEPGCSWIEMNSHVHEFMSEDRGHPRTSEIYSKLDEIMILIKEAGYVPDKKFALHDMDEESKELGLAYHSEKLAIAFGLLTLPPVVPIRIFKNLRVCGDCHSAMKYISRVFLRHIILRDSNCFHHFREGKCSCGDYW; translated from the coding sequence ATGACTTGGTTTTTGAGTCTTGGGCCTCTTGGGCCTTGGCATTCTTTTCTTACCGATTGCTATTCAGCTTTGAGCTTCTACAGTGAGGACATTTCAACTTTGAATACAAAAGTTTCCCGCCACCTCATCCATCCTCACCTTTTCTCCTTCTTTGCACTAATCCTAATTGGTCATTGCTATATAATAGCATCCTATTACTTTGCTCTTCAGGTATCAGATACAAATTACGATACGATCATTTCAATAAAGAACATAGCGATAACAAGCTGGGTTATGTTTAAATTACAATTACGGCTTTTGGGTCCCTCGTGTAAAGCTTTACATCAATTCAATCACACAGGATTAgctcattttatttataattatagcGTTGTGAATTCTTCTAATTCTAATACGTTTGATTTGAATCGGCTAATAAATGAGTTTTCTAAATCGGGCCGAATTGATGAAGCCCGTAAGATGTTCGATAAAATGTCTGAAAGGGATGAATTTAGTTGGAGCACAATTATAGCTGCTTATGCTAATTTAGGGAGACTAGATGAGGCTAGAGAACTCTTTGATGAGGCTCCGAAGAAAAGTTCTTTCACTTGGTCTCCTCTTATATCTGGGTATTGTCGGCATGGTTGTGAAATTGAAGCTTTTGAATTGTTCTGTCAAATGCGGCTTGAGGGACAAAATCCCAGCCAGTATACATTAGGAAGTGTTCTTAGGGGGTGTTCAATATTGGGTTTGCGCCAGAGAGGTGAAAACCTTCATGGTTATGCCATAAAGGCTGGATTTGACTCTAATGTTTTTGTTGCCACTGGTCTTGTTGACATGTATGCAAAGTGCAAGTGCATTTTGGAAGCCGAATGTCTCTTTGAAACATTGACTGATAGGAAAAATAATGTGTCGTCGACTGCTATGATTACGGGGTATTCTCAGAGTGGTGATGGCTATAAGGCAATTGAGTGTTTCCGAGACATGAGGGCCGAAGGAGTTGAGTCCAATCAGTTCACATTTCCTAGCATATTGACAGCTTGTGCAACAGTTTCAGCAAGTGATTTTGGGGCTCAGGTGCATGGGTGCATAGTTAGGAGTGGTTTTGGTGCTAATGTGTTTGTTCAAAGTGCATTGGTTTGTATGTATGCAAAATGTGGAGACTTGAGAAGTGCAAGGAAGGGACTAGAGACAATGGAAACTGATGATGTAATCTCTTATAACTCCATGATAGTTGGGTGTGTAAGGCATGGGTTTGAAGAGGAAGTTCTGTCCTTATTTAAGAAAATGCATTCAAGAGATATGAAGATCGATGCCTTTACATTTCCATCAGTACTAAACTCTTTTGCTTCCATGATGGATACGAAAAATTCGAAATCCGTTCATTGTTTGATTATCAAGACTGGATTTGAGGCTTACAATCTAGTGAGCAATGCTCTTGTTGACATGTATGCTAAACAGGGAAGCTTAGCTTGCGCTTGTGAGGTTTTCAATCAGACGGTGGACAAGGATGTGATCTCGTGGACCTCCCTGGTCACAGGATATGCTCACAATGGCTCCCATGAAGAAGCTATTAAGTTGTTTCATGATATGATAACTACAGGAACCTGTCCAGATGAATACATGATTGCCAGCATTCTGAGTGCCTGTGCAGGATTGACAGTCTTAGAATTTGGGAAACAAGTTCATGCGAACTTTATTAAATCTGGACTTGAATCTTTGTCAATAGATAATTCCCTAGTCACAATGTATGCAAAATGTGGGTGTATAGAAGATGCCAGTAGAGTCTTCAGCTCAATGCGAGTAAGGAATGTGATTACTTGGACAGCTTTGATAGTTGGTTATGCACAGAATGGCAAAGGAAAGGACTCCCTACAATTTTATGATCAGATGATAGCAACTGGCACAAAGCCGGACTTCATTACTTTTATTGGCTTGCTATTTGCTTGCAGCCATGCTGGTCTTGTGGAAAATGGTCTCCGGTACTTTGAATCTATGGATAAGGTCTATGGAATAAAACCAGGTCCTGAACACTATGCCTGCATGATTGACCTCTGGGGGCGCTCAGGACACCTTAATGAGGCGAAGGAATTACTGAATAGAATGGATGTTAAACCAGATGCAACAGTATGGAAGGCACTACTTGGAGCATGTAGAGTACATGGGGATTTAGAGCTGGGAGAGAGTGCAGCaaacaaactttttgaattggAGCCCTCAAATGCTGTGCCTTACATTCTGTTAGCTAACATGTATTCTGCAGCTGGTAGATCGGAAGATTTTGCAAGAATTCGACAAATGATGAAATCAATGGGAATCAGAAAGGAGCCTGGTTGCAGTTGGATTGAGATGAACAGTCATGTGCATGAATTTATGTCTGAAGATAGAGGCCATCCAAGGACATCTGAGATTTATTCTAAGCTTGATGAGATTATGATATTGATCAAGGAAGCGGGGTATGTGCCAGATAAGAAGTTTGCACTTCATGACATGGATGAGGAGAGTAAGGAGCTTGGTCTAGCTTATCACAGTGAGAAGTTGGCCATAGCTTTTGGGCTTCTCACTCTGCCACCGGTAGTACCAATTCGAATCTTCAAGAATCTTCGGGTTTGTGGGGATTGCCATAGCGCTATGAAATATATATCAAGAGTTTTTCTTCGGCATATTATTTTGAGGGATTCAAACTGTTTTCATCATTTTAGAGAAGGAAAGTG